In one Nocardioides luteus genomic region, the following are encoded:
- a CDS encoding MarR family winged helix-turn-helix transcriptional regulator codes for MSKPSIDHVRPDELTLLLDGVFRVERAVMRIGNQRLMPWRMTLSTYAAMRIIETQPSLSLTQLSRRAYVRPQTMTRIVSNLQQRGFVERTTHPDSDRTMALTLTDDGVAALREMDAEVLKIDDTFDRALNGDERAELTRMLRAAAAMIESDLREFEG; via the coding sequence GTGTCGAAGCCGTCGATTGACCACGTTCGCCCCGACGAGCTCACCCTTCTCCTGGACGGCGTGTTCCGGGTGGAACGCGCCGTGATGCGTATCGGTAATCAGCGACTGATGCCGTGGCGCATGACGTTGTCGACCTATGCCGCGATGCGCATCATCGAGACCCAGCCCAGCTTGTCGTTGACCCAGTTGTCCCGCCGGGCGTATGTGCGGCCCCAGACGATGACTCGTATCGTGTCCAATCTCCAGCAGCGAGGGTTCGTTGAGCGCACGACCCACCCGGACAGTGATCGCACGATGGCATTGACGTTGACCGACGACGGCGTCGCGGCGCTTCGCGAGATGGACGCGGAGGTGCTCAAGATCGATGACACGTTCGACCGAGCACTGAACGGCGATGAGCGTGCCGAGCTGACCCGCATGCTGCGAGCGGCAGCTGCGATGATCGAGAGCGACTTACGCGAGTTCGAGGGATGA
- a CDS encoding LLM class flavin-dependent oxidoreductase encodes MTELFTATQPLTGGETDLTGLHHRLDELDESRAIDRVLVGYSSIWPHNHATAPYILGRTQRVAPILAHRPGVMAPTLFARYLATLDVLAQGRLATNVVVGGSDKDLMREGDDLPKADRYRRATEYLDVVRQAWTSEEPFDHHGEFFDVDAVHLQTRPFQGQVPVFMGGESDDAVEFGARHADLYMLWGEPLAGTKERIDRVHARATELGRKMKFSLSLRLFVADTDDAAWAAARAVEQEVHDAQGTGRFLRSSKGDTSVGRQRAMALTDDELHDDCFWTGLTKLLGGFANSQALVGSYDRVLATLKAYSELGIDAFLVTTGSEAAWDPSLEEFLLQVKKEL; translated from the coding sequence ATGACTGAGCTTTTTACCGCCACCCAGCCGCTGACTGGCGGCGAGACCGATCTGACCGGTCTGCACCATCGCCTCGATGAGCTCGATGAGTCGCGGGCGATCGACCGCGTCCTGGTCGGATACTCCTCGATCTGGCCACACAACCACGCCACTGCGCCGTACATCCTCGGTCGTACGCAGCGGGTCGCGCCGATCCTCGCCCACCGTCCGGGCGTCATGGCGCCCACCCTGTTCGCACGCTACCTCGCCACCCTCGACGTGCTCGCCCAAGGCAGACTCGCCACGAACGTCGTCGTCGGAGGCTCTGACAAGGACCTCATGCGCGAGGGCGACGACCTACCCAAGGCCGACCGCTATCGTCGCGCCACCGAGTACCTCGACGTGGTGCGCCAGGCATGGACCAGCGAGGAGCCTTTCGACCACCACGGCGAGTTCTTCGACGTCGACGCCGTGCACCTACAGACGCGACCATTCCAGGGCCAGGTCCCGGTCTTCATGGGCGGCGAGAGTGACGACGCCGTGGAGTTCGGTGCGCGCCACGCCGACCTCTACATGCTCTGGGGCGAGCCGCTCGCCGGAACCAAGGAGCGCATCGACCGGGTCCACGCACGAGCCACCGAGTTGGGTCGCAAAATGAAGTTTTCCCTCAGCCTGCGCCTGTTCGTCGCAGACACCGACGACGCCGCATGGGCTGCCGCGCGAGCCGTCGAGCAGGAGGTGCACGACGCTCAGGGCACCGGCAGATTCCTGCGCTCGTCCAAGGGCGACACCTCGGTCGGTCGGCAGCGAGCGATGGCGCTCACCGACGACGAGCTCCATGACGACTGCTTCTGGACCGGGCTGACCAAACTGCTCGGTGGATTCGCCAACTCGCAGGCGCTTGTCGGTTCGTACGACCGGGTGCTCGCAACTCTCAAGGCCTACAGCGAACTCGGCATCGATGCATTTCTGGTCACGACCGGATCCGAGGCGGCTTGGGACCCGTCGCTCGAGGAGTTCCTTCTGCAGGTGAAGAAGGAACTCTGA
- a CDS encoding AMP-binding protein, which yields MDLGGGTIGGLIARRAASLPNKVALITPDGELTYAELDAARRGVTAGLQGLNLPTGSAVAVMMGNRAEWVTAWLGTVSAGLVCVPVNTAYKGTFLEHALTLTSATTIITEPKFLPALAAVADQTDLRHVVVVDDATQEVPGARVMGFDEIILKGGSGSEEPVATKPSDTAVVALTSGTTGKSKGVVTSHLMQLVAARENAECLLTTTRDTLYTCLPMFHGAAQINICLHGFYLGATVVLAERFSASRFWDDVRRHGVTVFNALGSVLPMLLAQPPRTNDRDNRVRVVFAAPAPPEVLLPFEDRFGVHVVEGYGLTEIKNVTYNPIDARRVGSIGKPTRTTELAIHDDDGNALGPGEIGEIVYRPKVANVMFNEYLGNPESTLETMRGLWWHTGDLGYVDADGFYWFVDRKKDALRRRGENISSYEVEAVLLSYPGILAAAAVGTPSELGEDEVLAVVEVDDTSTVDYPSLFRHCDDHLPHFMVPRYYRAVEAFPRTPTGKIQKSVLRSEGVDNHTWDADAAGHEATRIR from the coding sequence ATGGACCTCGGCGGAGGAACGATCGGCGGGCTGATCGCACGTCGAGCGGCGAGTCTGCCCAACAAAGTCGCCTTGATCACCCCCGATGGAGAGCTCACCTACGCCGAGCTCGACGCGGCACGCCGGGGTGTGACCGCCGGCCTTCAGGGCCTCAACCTCCCCACCGGATCAGCGGTCGCGGTCATGATGGGGAACCGTGCCGAGTGGGTCACAGCCTGGCTTGGGACCGTCAGCGCCGGCTTGGTGTGCGTCCCGGTCAACACGGCCTACAAGGGCACGTTCCTCGAACACGCACTGACGCTCACCTCTGCCACGACGATCATCACCGAGCCGAAGTTCCTGCCGGCGCTGGCCGCGGTGGCGGACCAGACCGACCTGCGCCACGTCGTGGTCGTCGACGACGCCACGCAGGAAGTCCCGGGCGCTCGCGTCATGGGATTCGACGAGATCATCCTCAAAGGTGGCAGCGGCAGCGAAGAGCCGGTCGCCACCAAGCCGTCCGACACCGCAGTCGTCGCACTGACATCAGGCACCACCGGCAAGAGCAAGGGCGTTGTCACGTCCCACCTGATGCAGCTGGTCGCGGCCCGCGAGAACGCCGAATGCCTCCTGACGACCACCCGCGACACGCTCTATACCTGCTTGCCGATGTTCCACGGCGCCGCGCAGATCAACATCTGTCTGCACGGCTTCTACCTCGGCGCTACGGTGGTCCTGGCCGAGCGCTTCAGCGCAAGTCGCTTCTGGGACGACGTGCGCCGCCACGGCGTCACGGTCTTCAACGCCCTCGGTTCGGTGCTGCCGATGCTGCTGGCGCAACCGCCGAGGACCAACGACCGCGACAACAGGGTGCGAGTCGTCTTTGCAGCGCCAGCACCGCCCGAGGTCTTGCTGCCGTTCGAGGACCGATTCGGCGTCCACGTGGTCGAGGGTTACGGCCTCACCGAGATCAAGAACGTCACGTACAACCCGATCGACGCACGCCGAGTCGGGTCGATCGGCAAGCCCACTCGCACGACCGAACTGGCGATCCACGACGACGACGGCAACGCGCTCGGCCCCGGCGAGATCGGCGAGATTGTCTACCGTCCGAAGGTCGCGAACGTGATGTTCAACGAGTACCTGGGGAACCCCGAGTCGACCCTCGAGACGATGCGCGGACTGTGGTGGCACACTGGTGATCTCGGTTACGTGGACGCTGACGGGTTCTACTGGTTCGTCGACCGCAAGAAGGACGCGCTGCGCCGACGCGGCGAGAACATCTCGTCCTATGAGGTCGAGGCTGTGCTCCTCTCCTATCCGGGCATCCTTGCCGCGGCCGCCGTTGGCACGCCGTCGGAGCTCGGGGAGGACGAGGTGCTCGCCGTTGTCGAGGTCGATGACACATCGACCGTCGACTATCCGTCGTTGTTCCGTCACTGCGACGACCATCTGCCGCACTTCATGGTGCCGCGGTACTACCGCGCCGTCGAGGCGTTCCCGCGGACTCCGACTGGCAAGATCCAGAAGTCGGTGCTGCGCAGTGAGGGCGTCGACAACCACACGTGGGACGCGGACGCCGCCGGTCACGAAGCGACGAGGATCCGATGA
- a CDS encoding PaaI family thioesterase, producing the protein MLTTSTPDDPSRASGLDATILQVRRLLDALGGAGNAADWGAATHLLGLAADLFGRAQVAEVEQIVGRRFDLPDRGQALTPRLELWRLDSMGAVGTTTFGRFHLGSNGAAHGGSVSLLFDELMGHIIEARGTRARTAYLTTQYRSITPIDTALNVEATVDHVERRKVFISATIRRDEVLCAEAEALFVELRPGQP; encoded by the coding sequence GACGATCCTGCAGGTGCGACGACTGCTCGATGCCTTGGGAGGTGCTGGCAACGCGGCCGATTGGGGAGCGGCGACGCATCTGCTGGGCCTGGCTGCCGACCTGTTCGGCCGAGCCCAGGTCGCCGAAGTAGAGCAGATCGTTGGTCGGCGATTCGATCTACCGGACCGTGGCCAAGCACTGACCCCGCGTCTCGAGCTGTGGCGCCTCGACTCCATGGGTGCCGTGGGCACTACGACGTTCGGTCGATTCCATCTCGGGAGCAACGGGGCTGCGCATGGCGGGTCGGTATCGCTGCTGTTCGACGAGCTGATGGGTCACATCATCGAAGCACGAGGGACGCGAGCGCGAACGGCGTACCTCACCACGCAGTACCGCTCGATCACACCGATCGACACAGCGCTCAACGTGGAGGCAACGGTCGACCACGTAGAACGTCGCAAGGTGTTCATCAGCGCAACGATCCGGCGAGATGAGGTGCTGTGCGCCGAAGCCGAGGCGCTGTTTGTGGAGCTGAGGCCGGGCCAGCCCTGA
- a CDS encoding Ldh family oxidoreductase has product MTVQLTVAEVGDLIRAVLISVGLTHDDAVTASEHILDCELRGLSYGGLPRTLSVAERLLASGVSPGWRLERETPVSVTLNGADQLGYIVAQRATEFAIEKASISGMCVAAAHDTWYTGMFSWYLEQVTAAGFVGVAAGNGGAFVAPHGATEPLLGTNPIAFGFPSLGDPVIWDSGTSSLTHAEVVLSGRLGNPLPPGTAFDADGAPTTDPAAALAGAIAVWGGHRGSGLSLAVHLLGMLTSSPAIPRRPIADLGFLLIVVDPEIITDGQAYRAGVSEHADRIRAARPVEPGRPVRVPFDRSRAQRAATLSADRIEVEPAVLAALEAIMESAAAGARP; this is encoded by the coding sequence ATGACTGTCCAGCTGACGGTCGCCGAGGTCGGCGACCTGATCCGAGCCGTGCTGATATCGGTTGGCTTGACGCACGATGACGCCGTGACCGCGTCGGAGCACATCCTTGACTGCGAGCTCCGAGGGCTCTCGTACGGAGGGTTGCCCCGCACCCTTTCTGTGGCCGAACGGCTGCTTGCTTCGGGTGTGTCGCCCGGTTGGCGGCTCGAGCGTGAGACCCCTGTCTCGGTCACCCTCAACGGCGCCGACCAGCTCGGCTACATCGTGGCTCAGCGCGCGACGGAGTTCGCCATCGAGAAGGCGTCGATCTCGGGGATGTGTGTGGCCGCCGCCCACGACACCTGGTACACCGGCATGTTCTCCTGGTATCTCGAGCAGGTCACAGCTGCCGGTTTTGTCGGGGTCGCGGCCGGCAACGGCGGCGCCTTCGTCGCCCCGCACGGGGCCACCGAACCGCTGCTCGGAACCAACCCGATCGCGTTTGGCTTCCCGAGCCTCGGCGACCCGGTCATTTGGGACTCAGGCACGTCGTCACTCACGCACGCCGAGGTCGTTTTGAGCGGGCGTCTCGGCAACCCGTTGCCGCCGGGAACGGCGTTCGACGCAGACGGAGCACCCACCACCGATCCCGCGGCGGCGCTGGCCGGCGCGATCGCCGTTTGGGGCGGTCACCGCGGATCGGGCCTGTCGCTAGCGGTGCACCTGCTCGGCATGCTGACGAGCTCCCCTGCGATCCCGCGGCGCCCTATCGCCGACCTCGGGTTCCTCCTGATCGTCGTCGACCCTGAGATCATCACTGACGGACAGGCCTACCGGGCAGGAGTCTCGGAGCACGCCGACCGCATCCGAGCGGCACGTCCCGTCGAGCCCGGACGCCCCGTCCGAGTCCCGTTTGACCGGTCTCGCGCACAGCGCGCCGCGACCCTCAGCGCCGACCGTATTGAGGTCGAGCCGGCCGTGCTTGCCGCCCTGGAAGCGATTATGGAGTCTGCCGCAGCAGGCGCGCGACCGTGA
- a CDS encoding DUF932 domain-containing protein: MAHEIETHGRQAAAVFAREDAWHRLGTTLEDVFTAEEAMTIGHLGGWNVRKTPLQGIDLDENGANLVDVPDRFATVRTNPFTGQAEALGVVGTSYAVIQNEEHADTLNQLVEDSGAIFDTAGSLRGGRQVFVSLRLPETMRVGDADEIRTNIVALNSHDGTQAFRLLVTPVRVVCANTQAAAIANHTASVSIRHTTNASIQVARIRDALGLSFRYIEAFEAEAEKMIQQTMTDAAFAGIVEQLYGTHDPLGSRRSRTAAYERTRELERLWGDAATQANIRGTAWAGYQVIVEYVDHYAPVRARHEKATARAARLLTSEEPTRLKERAWDLCAAAS, from the coding sequence ATGGCTCACGAGATCGAAACCCACGGCCGACAGGCCGCCGCAGTCTTCGCCCGCGAAGACGCCTGGCACCGCCTCGGCACCACCCTCGAGGACGTCTTCACCGCCGAAGAGGCAATGACCATCGGTCACCTCGGCGGATGGAACGTCCGCAAGACCCCACTGCAGGGCATCGACCTGGACGAGAACGGCGCGAACCTCGTCGACGTCCCCGACCGGTTCGCCACCGTCCGCACCAACCCGTTCACCGGCCAGGCCGAGGCCCTCGGGGTCGTCGGCACCTCCTACGCCGTCATCCAGAACGAGGAGCACGCCGACACCCTCAACCAGCTGGTCGAGGACTCCGGTGCGATCTTCGACACCGCCGGGTCGCTGCGCGGCGGCCGCCAGGTCTTCGTATCGCTGCGACTGCCCGAGACCATGCGCGTCGGTGACGCCGACGAGATCCGCACCAACATCGTCGCCCTCAACAGCCACGACGGCACGCAGGCCTTCCGTCTGCTGGTGACCCCGGTCCGGGTCGTGTGCGCCAACACCCAGGCCGCCGCGATCGCCAACCACACCGCGAGCGTCTCCATCCGGCACACCACCAACGCGAGCATCCAGGTCGCGCGCATCCGTGACGCCCTCGGTCTCTCCTTCCGCTACATCGAGGCCTTCGAGGCCGAGGCCGAGAAGATGATCCAGCAGACCATGACCGACGCAGCCTTCGCCGGCATCGTCGAGCAGCTCTACGGCACCCATGACCCCCTCGGGTCGCGCCGGAGCCGCACCGCCGCGTACGAGCGGACCCGCGAGCTGGAGCGTCTGTGGGGCGACGCCGCCACCCAGGCCAACATCCGAGGCACCGCCTGGGCCGGCTACCAGGTGATCGTCGAGTACGTCGACCACTACGCCCCGGTCCGGGCCAGGCACGAGAAGGCCACCGCCCGCGCCGCGCGCCTGCTCACCAGCGAGGAGCCGACCCGGCTCAAGGAACGCGCCTGGGACCTCTGCGCCGCAGCCAGCTGA
- a CDS encoding response regulator transcription factor, with translation MSAKSVQVAATEAQETALETLQRAPAWSLKAAQDLAARTPARTSIPVRRTFVNAGETGGRAPLAELVARRGRGGVVPLKLYLALIWRCSAPPFSTDIQARLWATLLGLPEPDTHGARRIANALDVLEAMNLVSLERRRGESTVITLLEESGTGEPYSLPSGPNTSGYTYFKVPIELWTVEGDIQVMSAAGVAMLLALLEGRNLDGEPTWWSTERFPARYGLTPTIRSRGTSELVERSLLFVNKRAVSKTSGFSSQRVRNTYQLLGRAVPREKTPAKSPQQSSISQPKAPVGSHRVTKMTYGGKTSVSVSGFTAGENQVLVHLGEGLTNREIAAALGVSENTVRNLVSSVLSKLHVQRRTQAALIAAQLGIVPSD, from the coding sequence GTGTCCGCCAAGAGCGTTCAAGTCGCTGCCACCGAGGCGCAGGAGACGGCCCTGGAGACCCTCCAGAGGGCCCCCGCGTGGTCGTTGAAGGCGGCCCAGGACCTGGCTGCTCGCACCCCCGCGCGCACGTCGATCCCGGTACGTCGAACGTTTGTGAACGCGGGCGAGACCGGCGGGCGTGCCCCTCTGGCCGAGCTGGTGGCGCGGCGTGGTCGCGGCGGTGTTGTTCCGTTGAAGCTGTACTTGGCTCTCATCTGGCGCTGCTCGGCACCACCGTTCTCCACTGACATCCAGGCCCGCTTGTGGGCCACGCTGCTTGGGCTGCCTGAGCCAGACACGCACGGCGCCCGACGGATTGCCAATGCCCTCGACGTCCTCGAGGCGATGAACCTGGTCAGTCTCGAGCGTCGACGCGGTGAGTCCACGGTGATCACCCTCCTGGAGGAGTCGGGCACCGGTGAGCCGTACTCGTTGCCGTCGGGCCCGAACACGTCTGGCTACACCTACTTCAAGGTGCCGATCGAACTTTGGACGGTGGAGGGCGATATCCAGGTGATGTCAGCGGCCGGGGTTGCGATGCTTCTAGCTCTCCTCGAGGGCCGCAATCTCGACGGCGAGCCGACGTGGTGGAGCACTGAGCGATTCCCTGCACGCTATGGGCTCACCCCGACGATCAGGTCACGCGGCACCAGCGAACTCGTCGAGCGCAGCCTCCTGTTTGTGAACAAGAGGGCCGTCTCGAAAACCTCCGGATTCAGTTCCCAGCGGGTCCGCAACACCTACCAGCTCCTCGGCCGTGCCGTGCCACGAGAGAAGACACCGGCGAAGTCTCCCCAGCAGAGCAGCATCTCGCAGCCGAAGGCCCCCGTTGGGTCTCACAGGGTCACGAAGATGACCTACGGGGGGAAGACGTCTGTGTCCGTGTCCGGGTTCACCGCTGGGGAGAACCAAGTCCTCGTGCACCTCGGCGAGGGGCTGACCAATCGCGAGATCGCGGCCGCCCTTGGCGTCTCGGAGAACACGGTCAGGAACCTGGTGTCCAGCGTCCTCTCGAAGCTCCACGTTCAGCGCCGCACACAAGCTGCCCTCATAGCGGCCCAGCTCGGGATCGTCCCGTCCGACTGA
- a CDS encoding MFS transporter, translating into MTSAPPEIDRRTTRQHSVAAGIGNTIETYEFAVFGFLATLLAGIFFPNSSPTTALLSTFAVFGTAFLFRPIGGVLIGMLADRIGRQPALVLTLISMAIATALIGMLPTVATAGPVATVGLVLLRLCQGLSAGGEYTAAVIYAAESSPEDRAPEMASRVQVGSLAGLLLAAIVVVGLSVSLTPEQMASWGWRVPFLLAIPLGAFGLLLRSRLGETPAFEAARDAGVSPAPSDTFWSNWPGMLGIAGVAVLHAIGFYMTFTFVQATIVQRGFTLVEATSVVGCALLVGIGFVVAGGKLSNRLGPRTVLITASLITLVSSWPLWSLVVGADSLIVVLFASIGLAAGPALYGGAAPITYVRHVSVARRGTVVALAYGITITVLGGTASYVAQWLINTTGDTHSPVWLILTAAAISAFTAWRSTPTATALGHGSETAPSAASAH; encoded by the coding sequence ATGACATCCGCACCACCCGAGATCGATCGCCGCACCACGCGACAGCACAGCGTCGCGGCCGGCATCGGCAACACCATCGAGACCTACGAGTTCGCCGTCTTCGGCTTCCTCGCCACCCTGCTCGCGGGGATCTTCTTCCCGAACTCGAGCCCGACGACGGCGCTCTTGTCGACGTTCGCGGTGTTCGGCACGGCGTTCTTGTTCCGTCCCATCGGTGGCGTGCTGATCGGCATGCTCGCAGACCGCATCGGCCGGCAACCGGCCCTCGTTCTCACCTTGATCAGCATGGCGATCGCGACGGCGCTGATCGGTATGCTTCCGACGGTGGCGACAGCGGGCCCGGTCGCCACCGTCGGGTTGGTGCTGCTTCGGCTGTGCCAGGGTCTCTCGGCCGGCGGCGAGTACACCGCTGCGGTGATCTATGCGGCTGAGTCGTCTCCTGAGGATCGTGCACCGGAGATGGCGAGCCGTGTTCAGGTGGGCAGCCTGGCCGGCCTGCTCCTGGCGGCGATCGTCGTGGTCGGCCTGAGTGTGTCGCTCACCCCGGAGCAGATGGCGTCGTGGGGCTGGCGCGTTCCGTTCCTCCTTGCGATCCCACTCGGCGCATTCGGGCTGTTGCTTCGGTCGCGCCTGGGGGAGACGCCCGCGTTCGAGGCCGCTCGCGATGCCGGCGTAAGCCCCGCACCCTCCGACACCTTCTGGTCGAACTGGCCGGGCATGCTTGGCATCGCAGGTGTCGCGGTGCTGCACGCGATCGGGTTCTACATGACCTTTACGTTCGTACAGGCAACGATCGTGCAGCGCGGCTTCACCCTCGTCGAGGCGACCAGCGTCGTCGGTTGCGCACTGCTCGTCGGCATCGGCTTCGTCGTTGCGGGAGGCAAACTGTCGAATCGTCTCGGCCCGCGCACAGTACTCATCACCGCGTCACTCATCACGTTGGTGTCGAGTTGGCCGCTATGGAGTCTCGTGGTCGGCGCCGACAGCCTCATCGTTGTGCTGTTCGCCAGCATCGGGCTGGCTGCCGGCCCCGCTCTCTATGGTGGCGCTGCGCCGATCACCTATGTTCGTCACGTGAGTGTCGCACGCCGTGGCACCGTGGTCGCGCTGGCGTACGGCATCACCATCACAGTGCTCGGCGGCACGGCGTCCTATGTCGCGCAATGGCTGATCAACACCACCGGCGATACACACTCGCCAGTGTGGCTGATCCTGACCGCTGCCGCGATCAGCGCCTTCACCGCTTGGCGGTCGACGCCCACAGCGACAGCCCTGGGCCATGGTTCCGAAACGGCCCCGTCTGCGGCGTCGGCTCACTGA
- a CDS encoding single-stranded DNA-binding protein, which produces MNTITTFAGNLTEDPELHFTTGGTAVANLRVAVNRRVKKNDEWVDATPTFHNVKVWGSAGENLVESLVRGDRVLVHGQVETESWTDKETGENRYKDVVVISDRYGEIATSLKFATARAEKNRGGRTTNPDAPAPADNVTQLGPRPTEPPF; this is translated from the coding sequence ATGAACACGATCACCACCTTCGCCGGCAACCTCACCGAGGACCCGGAGCTGCACTTCACCACCGGCGGCACCGCGGTCGCCAACCTCCGCGTCGCGGTCAACCGACGCGTCAAGAAGAACGATGAGTGGGTCGACGCCACCCCGACATTCCACAACGTCAAGGTCTGGGGATCTGCTGGCGAGAACCTGGTCGAGAGCCTGGTCCGAGGGGACCGCGTGCTCGTGCACGGCCAGGTCGAGACCGAGAGCTGGACTGACAAGGAGACCGGCGAGAACCGCTACAAGGACGTCGTCGTCATCTCCGACCGGTACGGCGAGATCGCCACCAGCCTCAAGTTCGCCACCGCCCGCGCCGAGAAGAACCGCGGTGGCAGGACCACCAACCCCGACGCGCCGGCGCCCGCGGACAACGTCACCCAGCTGGGACCGCGGCCCACCGAGCCGCCGTTCTGA
- a CDS encoding flavin reductase → MLTDVTAQADQVEAVEFRRVLGHFPSGVVAITSRSASGAPAGMVATSFTSVSLDPPLVAFLPQKTSSTFEAIHEAGVFCVNVLSSKQEDVCRALAQKGGEKFADVQWSPATTGSPIVSGAVAWIDCCIETIHDAGDHWIVLGRVVDLAVADPAVPLLFFQGGYGRFQPQSVSAVGAPDLVEQLRVVDIVRPAMIDASRRLGVEVLATAQLGNELVTVASSGHPDPERLPTRIGQRMPYIPPLGVLFAADTESEEWIARAGLDEAGSAHVRELVDRVRARGWSATLGATTTHDLERALARMSTHEPTAEQRRAVEEAIDPLGGEFEPEDLVAGVEHALRTVAVPLTDRSGAVRLVLTAYGLPESSTRDDFLRYRDELIALAASIDLPSVPTVAAAS, encoded by the coding sequence ATGCTTACTGATGTCACGGCGCAAGCCGATCAGGTCGAGGCGGTCGAGTTTCGACGCGTTCTTGGCCATTTCCCGAGCGGGGTCGTCGCGATCACCTCGCGTTCTGCTTCTGGCGCGCCGGCGGGCATGGTCGCCACGTCGTTCACGTCGGTGTCGCTCGACCCACCGCTGGTCGCATTCCTGCCGCAGAAGACGTCGTCAACCTTCGAAGCCATTCACGAAGCGGGCGTGTTCTGCGTCAACGTGCTGTCCTCAAAGCAGGAGGACGTCTGCCGAGCGCTGGCCCAGAAGGGTGGGGAAAAGTTCGCCGACGTGCAGTGGTCTCCTGCCACCACCGGATCGCCAATCGTCAGCGGCGCCGTCGCGTGGATCGACTGTTGCATCGAGACCATTCACGACGCGGGAGACCACTGGATCGTGCTCGGACGCGTCGTCGACCTCGCCGTCGCCGATCCAGCGGTACCGCTGCTCTTCTTCCAGGGCGGGTACGGACGGTTCCAGCCGCAGTCCGTCTCCGCTGTTGGCGCCCCGGACCTCGTCGAGCAGTTGCGTGTCGTCGACATCGTGCGGCCGGCAATGATCGACGCATCACGGCGCCTCGGGGTTGAGGTGCTCGCCACAGCGCAGCTTGGCAACGAGCTGGTTACCGTCGCCAGCAGCGGACATCCCGACCCCGAGCGTCTGCCGACCCGCATCGGCCAGCGCATGCCATACATCCCGCCGCTAGGCGTGTTGTTCGCCGCTGACACGGAGTCCGAGGAATGGATCGCTCGCGCCGGCCTGGACGAGGCCGGCTCGGCGCACGTTCGCGAGCTCGTCGACCGGGTCCGTGCCCGCGGATGGTCGGCCACGCTCGGCGCCACGACGACTCACGATCTCGAGCGCGCCCTCGCCCGGATGTCGACGCACGAGCCGACCGCCGAGCAGCGGCGCGCGGTCGAAGAGGCGATCGACCCGCTGGGCGGCGAGTTCGAGCCCGAGGATCTCGTCGCCGGTGTCGAGCACGCCCTGCGCACCGTGGCCGTCCCGCTCACCGACCGGTCGGGAGCGGTCCGGCTCGTGCTCACCGCCTACGGGCTGCCAGAGAGCTCGACACGCGATGACTTCTTGCGCTATCGCGACGAGCTCATCGCTCTCGCCGCATCCATCGACCTGCCGTCGGTTCCAACCGTCGCGGCCGCTTCCTGA